The proteins below are encoded in one region of Chelmon rostratus isolate fCheRos1 chromosome 21, fCheRos1.pri, whole genome shotgun sequence:
- the mrtfba gene encoding myocardin-related transcription factor B isoform X1, with amino-acid sequence MEPQASQGQLGAEGDCGMVSLLLPSPQSEAVTHEMEELSLQPTQSLPPLNERKNVLQLRLQQRRTREQLVEQGIMPPLKSPAAFHGQIRSLERARTENFLKHKIRSRPERAELVRMHILQETGAEPSLQATQMKLKRARLADNLNEKIAQRPGPMELVEKNILPVDSTLKQAIIVGQVNYPKVLDEDSSDALSPEQPASQESQSSLPSPVESKVPEAPSPAPAPPAPPNAILQAFPVATQATTDFVKVISTNELPASRPPASSKPGPTLVKQSQQKTPSEKSRSKKGKEPKPRVKKLKYHQYVPPDQKLEASEAPMDSSYARLLQQQQLFLQLQIISQQQQHYNYQTILPAPLKPVAEGQSSNTSSLPTSIMVSLPTAPPPPGPAPARPNNLLSNRKPGVLPANLEEMKVAELKLELKLRGLPVSGTKTDLIERLRPFQDNPSTSAPSTVPAPATTSFSSIPMEVTSTTTAPAIVLPVQQVAPESMNPTPPVSPIPTDPSAPQQDSGMSEAPSETQMGSAGGAGLQSSPLLSFQVPEEKDRRLHEKERQIEELMRKLEQEQRLVEALKMQLEVEKRASTTDPVSVSPKATSVPAMNPVPTVLNSNVVKMEGAVLSNCSSTAATIPNSILGSQALSPLPTVVKLEDVTVSSGKPLQLQTQTQLITQIQPQAQPQVSTSPQLLSQSRRSPKLQTQPQPAAPSLQQFFISHTGGVSQVLGQPQTLLTTTGQAGTQILLPVSLPNNATAIQLPSTTVSLQPVLQATVSNPGLVQASVPQLQTTKMETAPTQQLANHNRLLQTLTMSNNTAGLENQTRPEMNPQCFLRSSPESRVSPRASPNHHISNGPLNKSSSPQPAFILQPTSLVTQPPKAREPPRYEEAIKQSRNVHINNVSQVPTATSQQMDDLFDILIESGEITPFIQQDPSLSLTKTLPVTANITTLPVATAVSRPPPQIQVAPPSTLSPIIGQSLPSLSSLATDNQLEAFLEGTLADTPPASDPRTRGLMEELQAQLMDQQPYSPMDTSDLSFCDSSSPPSSLNMGLSDPGLDNMEWLDLTMPPGPAGALTPLGIPADFLDSHDLQLHWD; translated from the exons tgctgcagtTGAGGCTTCAGCAAAGGCGAACCCGggagcagctggtggagcaggGCATCATGCCAC ctctgaAGAGCCCGGCAGCTTTCCACGGGCAGATTCGCAGCTTAGAGAGAGCCAGG ACGGAGAATTTCCTCAAGCACAAGATCCGCAGTCGtccagagagagcagagctggtCAGGATGCACATCCTGCAAG AGACTGGAGCTGAACCTTCACTACAGGCCACCCAGATGAAACTGAAGAGGGCCCGACTGGCCGACAACCTGAACGAGAAGATCGCTCAGAGACCCGGCCCcatggagctggtggagaaaaacattttgccGGTGGATTCCACCCTTAAACAGGCCATCATTG TGGGCCAAGTGAACTATCCCAAGGTGCTGGATGAAGACAGCAGCGACGCCCTTTCCCCAGAGCAGCCGGCCAGCCAGGAGTCTCAGagctctctcccctctccagTGGAGAGCAAAGTGCCGGAGGCGCCCTCTCCAGccccagcaccaccagcaccacctaACGCCATACTGCAG gCCTTCCCAGTTGCTACACAAGCAACAACAGACTTTGTAAAAGTGATCTCTACCAATGAGCTGCCTGCCAGCCGCCCCCCTGCTTCTTCCAAACCAGGCCCAACGCTGGTAAAA CAAAGCCAGCAGAAGACCCCCTCGGAGAAGAGCCGCAGTAAGAAGGGCAAAGAGCCCAAGCCCAGGGTGAAGAAGCTCAAGTACCACCAGTACGTTCCCCCAGACCAGAAGCTAGAGGCCAGCGAGGCGCCCATGGACTCCTCTTACGCCCGactactgcagcagcagcagctattcctgcagctgcagatcatcagccagcaacagcagcactaCAACTACCAGACCATACTACCAGCACCGCTGAA aCCTGTGGCAGAAGGTCAGAGCAGCAACACCAGCAGCCTCCCGACCTCCATCATGGTGTCTTTGCCcactgcacctccacctcccgGCCCGGCTCCGGCTCGCCCGAACAACTTGCTCTCGAACCGCAAGCCAGGAGTCTTGCCTGCCAAtctggaggagatgaag GTGGCTGAGCTTAAACTGGAGCTAAAGTTACGTGGCCTCCCTGTGTCAGGAACAAAGACTGACCTTATAGAAAGACTGAGGCCTTTCCAGGACAATCCCAGCACCTCTGCTCCTTCCACTGTCCCTGCTCCTGCCActacctccttctcctccattcCCATGGAGGTCACCAGCACCACTACCGCCCCTGCTATAGTCCTCCCAGTCCAGCAGGTGGCTCCAGAGAGCATGAACCCCACACCGCCGGTCTCACCCATTCCCACTGACCCCTCCGCCCCCCAGCAGGATTCAGGCATGTCCGAGGCTCCTTCTGAAACGCAAATGGGGAGCGCTGGCGGGGCAGGTCTGCAGTCCTCACCTCTCCTGTCGTTCCAAGTCCCAGAGGAAAAGGACAGGAGGCTCCACGAGAAGGAGCGGCAGATAGAAGAGTTAATGAGGAAGCtagagcaggagcagaggctGGTGGAGGCACTGAAGATGcagctggaggtggagaagaggGCCAGCACCACGGACCCTGTCTCTGTATCTCCCAAAGCCACCTCTGTACCTGCCATGAACCCTGTTCCTACTGTCCTCAACTCAAATGTGGTAAAAATGGAGGGTGCAGTCCTGTCAAACTGCTCATCCACTGCAGCTACAATCCCAAACTCGATCCTGGGCTCCCAGGCTCTCTCCCCCCTGCCAACGGTGGTCAAGTTGGAAGATGTGACTGTTTCCTCTGGCAAGCCGCTGCAGCTCCAGACCCAAACCCAGCTCATCACCCAGATCCAGCCCCAAGCCCAGCCCCAGGTGTCCACCAGCCCGCAGCTACTCTCCCAGTCACGGAGAAGTCCCAAGCTCCAGACCCAGCCCCAACCCGCAGCCCCCAGCCTGCAGCAGTTCTTCATCAGCCACACAGGCGGAGTGTCCCAGGTGCTGGGTCAGCCTCAGACTCTGCTGACCACGACTGGCCAAGCCGGAACTCAGATCCTCCTCCCAGTCTCACTACCCAACAACGCCACTGCAATCCAGCTGCCGAGCACCACTGTCAGCCTGCAG CCTGTTCTCCAGGCCACAGTCTCAAATCCAGGCCTGGTCCAGGCCTCAGTTCCTCAGCTGCAAACCACTAAGATGGAGACGGCCCCCACCCAGCAGTTAGCCAACCACAATCGATTGCTACAA ACTCTGACTATGTCCAATAACACCGCTGGTTTGGAGAACCAGACTAGACCTGAGATGAATCCTCAGTGTTTCCTGAGAAGCTCTCCAGAGAGCAGGGTCTCTCCACGGGCTTCACCCAACCACCACATCTCCAACGGACCCCTCAATAAG TCTTCTTCTCCTCAGCCTGCCTTCATCCTTCAGCCCACCTCCCTTGTTACCCAGCCTCCCAAGGCAAGAGAGCCTCCCCGCTACGAGGAGGCCATCAAACAGAGCCGCAACGTGCACATCAACAATGTTTCACAG GTTCCCACAGCAACAAGCCAGCAAATGGATGACTTGTTCGACATTCTCATCGAGagtggag AAATCACTCCATTTATCCAGCAGGACCCTTCGTTGTCTCTCACTAAGACCCTCCCAGTCACAGCGAACATCACCACCCTGCCGGTTGCCACCGCTGTCTCCAGGCCGCCTCCACAGATCCAGGTGGCCCCTCCATCCACCCTGAGCCCCATCATTGGTCAAAGCCTGCCCAGCCTCTCCTCGCTGGCCACAGACAATCAGCTGGAGGCCTTTCTGGAGGGCACACTGGCCGACACGCCGCCTGCGTCAGACCCCCGCACGCGGGGCctgatggaggagctgcaggcccAGCTGATGGACCAGCAACCCTACTCACCCATGGACACATCAGACCTGTCTTTCTGTGAttcctcctcacccccctcctcgCTGAACATGGGCCTGTCCGACCCAGGCCTGGACAATATGGAGTGGCTGGACCTCACCATGCCACCAGGCCCCGCTGGGGCACTCACCCCACTGGGGATCCCTGCGGACTTCCTGGATTCACATGACCTCCAGCTGCACTGGGACTGA
- the mrtfba gene encoding myocardin-related transcription factor B isoform X2 yields the protein MEPQASQGQLGAEGDCGMVSLLLPSPQSEAVTHEMEELSLQPTQSLPPLNERKNVLQLRLQQRRTREQLVEQGIMPPLKSPAAFHGQIRSLERARTENFLKHKIRSRPERAELVRMHILQETGAEPSLQATQMKLKRARLADNLNEKIAQRPGPMELVEKNILPVDSTLKQAIIVGQVNYPKVLDEDSSDALSPEQPASQESQSSLPSPVESKVPEAPSPAPAPPAPPNAILQAFPVATQATTDFVKVISTNELPASRPPASSKPGPTLVKQSQQKTPSEKSRSKKGKEPKPRVKKLKYHQYVPPDQKLEASEAPMDSSYARLLQQQQLFLQLQIISQQQQHYNYQTILPAPLKPVAEGQSSNTSSLPTSIMVSLPTAPPPPGPAPARPNNLLSNRKPGVLPANLEEMKVAELKLELKLRGLPVSGTKTDLIERLRPFQDNPSTSAPSTVPAPATTSFSSIPMEVTSTTTAPAIVLPVQQVAPESMNPTPPVSPIPTDPSAPQQDSGMSEAPSETQMGSAGGAGLQSSPLLSFQVPEEKDRRLHEKERQIEELMRKLEQEQRLVEALKMQLEVEKRASTTDPVSVSPKATSVPAMNPVPTVLNSNVVKMEGAVLSNCSSTAATIPNSILGSQALSPLPTVVKLEDVTVSSGKPLQLQTQTQLITQIQPQAQPQVSTSPQLLSQSRRSPKLQTQPQPAAPSLQQFFISHTGGVSQVLGQPQTLLTTTGQAGTQILLPVSLPNNATAIQLPSTTVSLQPVLQATVSNPGLVQASVPQLQTTKMETAPTQQLANHNRLLQTLTMSNNTAGLENQTRPEMNPQCFLRSSPESRVSPRASPNHHISNGPLNKPAFILQPTSLVTQPPKAREPPRYEEAIKQSRNVHINNVSQVPTATSQQMDDLFDILIESGEITPFIQQDPSLSLTKTLPVTANITTLPVATAVSRPPPQIQVAPPSTLSPIIGQSLPSLSSLATDNQLEAFLEGTLADTPPASDPRTRGLMEELQAQLMDQQPYSPMDTSDLSFCDSSSPPSSLNMGLSDPGLDNMEWLDLTMPPGPAGALTPLGIPADFLDSHDLQLHWD from the exons tgctgcagtTGAGGCTTCAGCAAAGGCGAACCCGggagcagctggtggagcaggGCATCATGCCAC ctctgaAGAGCCCGGCAGCTTTCCACGGGCAGATTCGCAGCTTAGAGAGAGCCAGG ACGGAGAATTTCCTCAAGCACAAGATCCGCAGTCGtccagagagagcagagctggtCAGGATGCACATCCTGCAAG AGACTGGAGCTGAACCTTCACTACAGGCCACCCAGATGAAACTGAAGAGGGCCCGACTGGCCGACAACCTGAACGAGAAGATCGCTCAGAGACCCGGCCCcatggagctggtggagaaaaacattttgccGGTGGATTCCACCCTTAAACAGGCCATCATTG TGGGCCAAGTGAACTATCCCAAGGTGCTGGATGAAGACAGCAGCGACGCCCTTTCCCCAGAGCAGCCGGCCAGCCAGGAGTCTCAGagctctctcccctctccagTGGAGAGCAAAGTGCCGGAGGCGCCCTCTCCAGccccagcaccaccagcaccacctaACGCCATACTGCAG gCCTTCCCAGTTGCTACACAAGCAACAACAGACTTTGTAAAAGTGATCTCTACCAATGAGCTGCCTGCCAGCCGCCCCCCTGCTTCTTCCAAACCAGGCCCAACGCTGGTAAAA CAAAGCCAGCAGAAGACCCCCTCGGAGAAGAGCCGCAGTAAGAAGGGCAAAGAGCCCAAGCCCAGGGTGAAGAAGCTCAAGTACCACCAGTACGTTCCCCCAGACCAGAAGCTAGAGGCCAGCGAGGCGCCCATGGACTCCTCTTACGCCCGactactgcagcagcagcagctattcctgcagctgcagatcatcagccagcaacagcagcactaCAACTACCAGACCATACTACCAGCACCGCTGAA aCCTGTGGCAGAAGGTCAGAGCAGCAACACCAGCAGCCTCCCGACCTCCATCATGGTGTCTTTGCCcactgcacctccacctcccgGCCCGGCTCCGGCTCGCCCGAACAACTTGCTCTCGAACCGCAAGCCAGGAGTCTTGCCTGCCAAtctggaggagatgaag GTGGCTGAGCTTAAACTGGAGCTAAAGTTACGTGGCCTCCCTGTGTCAGGAACAAAGACTGACCTTATAGAAAGACTGAGGCCTTTCCAGGACAATCCCAGCACCTCTGCTCCTTCCACTGTCCCTGCTCCTGCCActacctccttctcctccattcCCATGGAGGTCACCAGCACCACTACCGCCCCTGCTATAGTCCTCCCAGTCCAGCAGGTGGCTCCAGAGAGCATGAACCCCACACCGCCGGTCTCACCCATTCCCACTGACCCCTCCGCCCCCCAGCAGGATTCAGGCATGTCCGAGGCTCCTTCTGAAACGCAAATGGGGAGCGCTGGCGGGGCAGGTCTGCAGTCCTCACCTCTCCTGTCGTTCCAAGTCCCAGAGGAAAAGGACAGGAGGCTCCACGAGAAGGAGCGGCAGATAGAAGAGTTAATGAGGAAGCtagagcaggagcagaggctGGTGGAGGCACTGAAGATGcagctggaggtggagaagaggGCCAGCACCACGGACCCTGTCTCTGTATCTCCCAAAGCCACCTCTGTACCTGCCATGAACCCTGTTCCTACTGTCCTCAACTCAAATGTGGTAAAAATGGAGGGTGCAGTCCTGTCAAACTGCTCATCCACTGCAGCTACAATCCCAAACTCGATCCTGGGCTCCCAGGCTCTCTCCCCCCTGCCAACGGTGGTCAAGTTGGAAGATGTGACTGTTTCCTCTGGCAAGCCGCTGCAGCTCCAGACCCAAACCCAGCTCATCACCCAGATCCAGCCCCAAGCCCAGCCCCAGGTGTCCACCAGCCCGCAGCTACTCTCCCAGTCACGGAGAAGTCCCAAGCTCCAGACCCAGCCCCAACCCGCAGCCCCCAGCCTGCAGCAGTTCTTCATCAGCCACACAGGCGGAGTGTCCCAGGTGCTGGGTCAGCCTCAGACTCTGCTGACCACGACTGGCCAAGCCGGAACTCAGATCCTCCTCCCAGTCTCACTACCCAACAACGCCACTGCAATCCAGCTGCCGAGCACCACTGTCAGCCTGCAG CCTGTTCTCCAGGCCACAGTCTCAAATCCAGGCCTGGTCCAGGCCTCAGTTCCTCAGCTGCAAACCACTAAGATGGAGACGGCCCCCACCCAGCAGTTAGCCAACCACAATCGATTGCTACAA ACTCTGACTATGTCCAATAACACCGCTGGTTTGGAGAACCAGACTAGACCTGAGATGAATCCTCAGTGTTTCCTGAGAAGCTCTCCAGAGAGCAGGGTCTCTCCACGGGCTTCACCCAACCACCACATCTCCAACGGACCCCTCAATAAG CCTGCCTTCATCCTTCAGCCCACCTCCCTTGTTACCCAGCCTCCCAAGGCAAGAGAGCCTCCCCGCTACGAGGAGGCCATCAAACAGAGCCGCAACGTGCACATCAACAATGTTTCACAG GTTCCCACAGCAACAAGCCAGCAAATGGATGACTTGTTCGACATTCTCATCGAGagtggag AAATCACTCCATTTATCCAGCAGGACCCTTCGTTGTCTCTCACTAAGACCCTCCCAGTCACAGCGAACATCACCACCCTGCCGGTTGCCACCGCTGTCTCCAGGCCGCCTCCACAGATCCAGGTGGCCCCTCCATCCACCCTGAGCCCCATCATTGGTCAAAGCCTGCCCAGCCTCTCCTCGCTGGCCACAGACAATCAGCTGGAGGCCTTTCTGGAGGGCACACTGGCCGACACGCCGCCTGCGTCAGACCCCCGCACGCGGGGCctgatggaggagctgcaggcccAGCTGATGGACCAGCAACCCTACTCACCCATGGACACATCAGACCTGTCTTTCTGTGAttcctcctcacccccctcctcgCTGAACATGGGCCTGTCCGACCCAGGCCTGGACAATATGGAGTGGCTGGACCTCACCATGCCACCAGGCCCCGCTGGGGCACTCACCCCACTGGGGATCCCTGCGGACTTCCTGGATTCACATGACCTCCAGCTGCACTGGGACTGA